A stretch of DNA from Henriciella sp. AS95:
GGTCGGCGAAGTCGCCGTTCATTTCATCAATCAGCTTCAGGGCGCGTGGGTAGGACATTCCGAGCGCGCTGGCGGCCTTCGAGATCGACCCGGTGTCGTCGATCGCCTCAAGCAGGGCGGCCTTCCCGGGACCGAAACGGCCGCCGTGGCCAAGGTTGATGCGAATGCTGAGGGAGAGGTCTTGTTTCATTATCGTCTGACGCCTGGAACTTCGATGGGTAGGCCTTCGGCTCGCTTGGCGAGGTAGAGCTCGACGGCGAGGTAGTCGTCCGATCCGTACGCCAGCGGCTCGGCGCGCACGCCTGCATCGCAATCTCGCAGACGCCTTTGAAGAGAG
This window harbors:
- a CDS encoding LysR family transcriptional regulator, with the translated sequence MKQDLSLSIRINLGHGGRFGPGKAALLEAIDDTGSISKAASALGMSYPRALKLIDEMNGDFADPLVKSTHGGTDRGGSEVTETGQTVLALYHSVNETSLASSVSALKKLMALESDN